Proteins encoded by one window of Heliangelus exortis chromosome 5, bHelExo1.hap1, whole genome shotgun sequence:
- the CYP46A1 gene encoding cholesterol 24-hydroxylase isoform X2, whose translation MSPQYPKDRLVYGRISNLFGERFIGNGLVTVCNHEHWHKQRKIMDPAFSRTYLIGLMDTFNEKAEELMEKLEEKADGKKEFSMLKMMNRVTMDIIAKVAFGLELNALSNDQTPFPHAVTMVLEGMTKQRIPFIRYMPGKQKLVKEVKESVRLLRRVGKECIDQRREAIQSGKEVTMDILTQILKGDALEETRDDENILDNFITFFVAGHETTANQLSFTVMALAQHPEILERLQAEVDEVLGAKRDIDYEDLGKLTYLSQVLKESLRLYPPVPGTLRWMEKEHVISGIRIPANTTLVFSTYIMGRMERYFKDPFTFNPDRFSKDAPKPYYCYFPFSLGPRSCIGQVFAQMEAKVVMAKLLQRFEFQLVPGQSFKLLEAGTFRPLDGVMCKLKPRSSARGCQV comes from the exons ATGTCACCTCAGTACCCAAAGGATCGTCTGGTGTATGGTCGAATCTCCAACTTATTTGGTGAGAG GTTTATAGGGAATGGCTTGGTAACTGTTTGCAACCATGAGCATTGGCACAAGCAGAGGAAGATAATGGATCCAGCTTTCAGCCGAAC CTACCTGATTGGTCTGATGGatacttttaatgaaaaagcagaggagctgatggagaaactagaagaaaaggcagatggaaaaaaagagtttagcATGCTGAAGATGATGAACAGAGTGACTATGGATATCATTGCAAAG GTGGCCTTTGGCTTGGAATTAAACGCACTGAGCAATGACCAGACACCTTTCCCTCATGCTGTGACCATGGTTTTGGAGGGAATGACAAAGCAGCGCATCCCCTTCATACGG TACATGCCAGGAAAACAGAAGCTGGTAAAGGAGGTCAAAGAGAGCGTGAGGCTGCTGCGGCGTGTGGGAAAGGAGTGCATTGACCAGAGGAGAGAGGCCATCCAGAGTGGGAAGGAAGTCACCATGGATATTCTAACACAGATACTGAAAGGAGATG CTCTGGAGGAAACGAGAGATGATGAAAACATTCTGGATAACTTTATCACTTTCTTTGTTGCTG GTCATGAAACCACTGCCAATCAGTTGTCATTTACAGTAATGGCTCTGGCTCAGCATCCTGAAATACTGGAAAG GCTTCAGGCCGAAGTGGATGAAGTTCTTGGTGCCAAGAGAGACATTGACTATGAGGATCTTGGCAAACTCACTTACTTATCTCAG GTTCTGAAGGAATCGCTGCGGCTGTACCCACCTGTCCCAGGCACATTACGCTGGATGGAGAAGGAACATGTCATCAGTGGCATCAGAATTCCTGCAAACACGACACTTGTT TTCAGCACTTACATAATGGGAAGGATGGAAAGGTATTTCAAGGATCCATTCACTTTCAATCCAGACCGATTTAGCAAAGATGCACCTAA GCCATATTACTGCTATTTTCCATTCTCTCTGGGCCCCCGATCCTGCATTGGGCAGGTGTTTGCACAG ATGGAGGCAAAAGTGGTGATGGCAAAACTTCTGCAGAGGTTTGAATTTCAGCTGGTACCAGGGCAGAGCTTTAAACTCTTGGAAGCTGGAACTTTTAGGCCACTAGATGGAGTAATGTGTAAATTAAAGCCAAGGAGTTCTGCAAGAGGCTGCCAGGTGTGA
- the CYP46A1 gene encoding cholesterol 24-hydroxylase isoform X1: protein MEALEVAGGLLLALSLLAFGLYCSYVRYIHAKYDHIPGPPRESFLFGHLPILWRMLKKQEFMHDLFLQWAEKYGPIVRFNAFHRVSVMILTPEGVKEFLMSPQYPKDRLVYGRISNLFGERFIGNGLVTVCNHEHWHKQRKIMDPAFSRTYLIGLMDTFNEKAEELMEKLEEKADGKKEFSMLKMMNRVTMDIIAKVAFGLELNALSNDQTPFPHAVTMVLEGMTKQRIPFIRYMPGKQKLVKEVKESVRLLRRVGKECIDQRREAIQSGKEVTMDILTQILKGDALEETRDDENILDNFITFFVAGHETTANQLSFTVMALAQHPEILERLQAEVDEVLGAKRDIDYEDLGKLTYLSQVLKESLRLYPPVPGTLRWMEKEHVISGIRIPANTTLVFSTYIMGRMERYFKDPFTFNPDRFSKDAPKPYYCYFPFSLGPRSCIGQVFAQMEAKVVMAKLLQRFEFQLVPGQSFKLLEAGTFRPLDGVMCKLKPRSSARGCQV from the exons ATGGAGGCGCTGGAGGTGGCGGGGGGGCTGTTGCTGGCCCTCTCCCTCCTGGCCTTCGGTCTGTACTGCTCCTACGTGCGATACATCCACGCCAAGTACGACCACATCCCCGGCCCTCCGCGGGAGAG ctttttatttGGACATCTGCCGATCTTGTGGAGAATGCTGAAGAAACAAGAGTTTATGCATGATCTGTTCCTGCAGTG GGCAGAGAAATACGGACCTATTGTACGGTTTAATGCCTTTCACAGAGTCTCCGTAATGATTCTGACTCCTGAAGGAGTGAAG GAGTTCTTGATGTCACCTCAGTACCCAAAGGATCGTCTGGTGTATGGTCGAATCTCCAACTTATTTGGTGAGAG GTTTATAGGGAATGGCTTGGTAACTGTTTGCAACCATGAGCATTGGCACAAGCAGAGGAAGATAATGGATCCAGCTTTCAGCCGAAC CTACCTGATTGGTCTGATGGatacttttaatgaaaaagcagaggagctgatggagaaactagaagaaaaggcagatggaaaaaaagagtttagcATGCTGAAGATGATGAACAGAGTGACTATGGATATCATTGCAAAG GTGGCCTTTGGCTTGGAATTAAACGCACTGAGCAATGACCAGACACCTTTCCCTCATGCTGTGACCATGGTTTTGGAGGGAATGACAAAGCAGCGCATCCCCTTCATACGG TACATGCCAGGAAAACAGAAGCTGGTAAAGGAGGTCAAAGAGAGCGTGAGGCTGCTGCGGCGTGTGGGAAAGGAGTGCATTGACCAGAGGAGAGAGGCCATCCAGAGTGGGAAGGAAGTCACCATGGATATTCTAACACAGATACTGAAAGGAGATG CTCTGGAGGAAACGAGAGATGATGAAAACATTCTGGATAACTTTATCACTTTCTTTGTTGCTG GTCATGAAACCACTGCCAATCAGTTGTCATTTACAGTAATGGCTCTGGCTCAGCATCCTGAAATACTGGAAAG GCTTCAGGCCGAAGTGGATGAAGTTCTTGGTGCCAAGAGAGACATTGACTATGAGGATCTTGGCAAACTCACTTACTTATCTCAG GTTCTGAAGGAATCGCTGCGGCTGTACCCACCTGTCCCAGGCACATTACGCTGGATGGAGAAGGAACATGTCATCAGTGGCATCAGAATTCCTGCAAACACGACACTTGTT TTCAGCACTTACATAATGGGAAGGATGGAAAGGTATTTCAAGGATCCATTCACTTTCAATCCAGACCGATTTAGCAAAGATGCACCTAA GCCATATTACTGCTATTTTCCATTCTCTCTGGGCCCCCGATCCTGCATTGGGCAGGTGTTTGCACAG ATGGAGGCAAAAGTGGTGATGGCAAAACTTCTGCAGAGGTTTGAATTTCAGCTGGTACCAGGGCAGAGCTTTAAACTCTTGGAAGCTGGAACTTTTAGGCCACTAGATGGAGTAATGTGTAAATTAAAGCCAAGGAGTTCTGCAAGAGGCTGCCAGGTGTGA